In one window of Frigoriglobus tundricola DNA:
- a CDS encoding helix-hairpin-helix domain-containing protein: MPLTNQDIAQKLRADATKLARSGSNLYRVRAFRSAAMAVLGLQNEVAELVAAGRTHYLEQVPGIGKSLAETIARYFVGRPLIGAGAGPSGSPVR, from the coding sequence ATGCCGCTAACAAATCAGGATATCGCCCAGAAACTTCGCGCGGACGCGACCAAGCTCGCGCGTTCCGGCAGCAATCTGTACCGCGTGCGGGCGTTCCGGTCGGCCGCGATGGCCGTCCTCGGCTTGCAAAACGAGGTCGCGGAACTCGTCGCCGCCGGCCGCACGCATTACCTCGAACAGGTGCCGGGAATCGGCAAGAGTCTCGCGGAAACCATCGCTCGTTACTTCGTCGGCCGCCCTCTCATCGGCGCCGGGGCCGGTCCGTCCGGCAGCCCGGTCCGATAA
- a CDS encoding metal-dependent hydrolase yields MAGFRTHITVSSALGIVYGGAAVQPLGFTTEAAILAAGITAVGGMLPDLDSASGRPVREMFGLAAVVVPLMLVRRMMHAGMSEEGILSVLLFGYVFIRYFASTVFKRFTVHRGMYHSIPAMLIAGLCVYLAYHSPDRNIRLLLGCGVMLGFLSHLVLDEIYSVDWQGLKPKLKSSAGSAVKFVSPSLPATVFCYLLLGGLLYLAYRDLKDSGGDFGF; encoded by the coding sequence GTGGCCGGGTTTCGCACACACATCACGGTGTCGAGCGCGCTGGGCATCGTGTACGGCGGCGCCGCCGTCCAGCCGCTCGGTTTCACCACGGAGGCCGCGATCCTCGCGGCCGGGATCACGGCCGTCGGCGGGATGCTCCCGGACCTCGACAGCGCCTCGGGGCGGCCGGTCCGCGAGATGTTCGGGCTGGCGGCGGTCGTGGTGCCGCTCATGCTCGTCCGCCGCATGATGCACGCGGGCATGTCGGAAGAGGGCATCCTCTCCGTCCTGCTGTTCGGGTACGTGTTCATCCGGTACTTCGCGTCCACCGTCTTCAAGCGGTTCACCGTCCACCGCGGGATGTACCACAGCATCCCGGCGATGCTGATCGCGGGGCTGTGCGTGTACCTGGCGTACCACAGCCCCGACCGCAACATCCGCCTCCTGCTCGGGTGCGGGGTGATGCTCGGGTTCCTGTCGCACCTCGTACTGGACGAGATCTACTCGGTGGACTGGCAGGGGCTGAAGCCGAAGCTGAAGTCGTCGGCCGGCAGCGCGGTGAAATTCGTCTCCCCGTCGCTCCCGGCCACCGTGTTCTGCTACCTGCTGCTCGGCGGCTTGCTGTACCTCGCGTACCGGGACCTCAAGGACAGTGGCGGGGACTTCGGGTTCTGA